Genomic segment of Pontibacter liquoris:
ATTCCCGGCTCGTCTTTGCATACTTTAGTAGCCGTGGTGCTTGCAGCTGAGAACATGCGAAAGAGCCCATTATAGCGCAAGCGTCCGCTTGTGCTCTTCAGGCAAAACTCCATAGCGGCAAGGCACAAGCGGACGCTTGCGCCAGCACGTAACCGCTTAGCCAACAACCTGTTTTTGCCCTTTGTCTTTTGTCAGGCCGTCTTTTGTCTAACTTACTTCCAGCACGATCTTGCCAATGTTCCGGTTCTCTTCCATATACCGGTGTGCTTCGGCTGCCTGTTGCCAGTTAAAAACACTGTCTATTACGGGCTTTATACTTCCGTTGCGGAACAGCGGCAGGGCAAAAGCGCTCATTTCCTGCGTTAGTTTTATCTGGTAATCGCGGGAGCGGGAACGGAGTGTGGAGCCGGTTACCTGCAGGCGCTTGGCCAGCATCTTGCGCAAATCAAAGGCGTCTACTTTGCCGCCGCCCAAGGTAGCCAGCAGCACCATTCGCCCGTCCGCGCGCAGGCAATCAATGTTCTGGTTAAAGTATGGCCCGCCAATAAAATCCACGAGCACATTCACCCCTTCGGAGTTGGTGTAGGCCAGCACCTCGTCCTCAAAAGGGACTTCTTTGTAGTTGATCGCTTTATGGGCTCCCAGCACCAGGCAAGCCGCCAGCTTTTGCTCCGATGCCGTCACCAACACTTCCGCCTTTAGGGCCCGGGCCAGCTGAATGGCCGCCGTACCCACGCCACTGGCACCCGCATGGATGAGCACCCGCTCTCCTGCCTGCAGCTTGCCCAGCCATACCAGCGCCTGGTAAGCGGTCAGGAAGACCTCGGGTATGGCGGCGGCTTCTGCCATACTTAAATTAGCGGGTACCGGCAGCGCCATGTCTTCGTGGATGATGGCGTATTCGGCGTAGCCGCCGCCCGGCAGCAAACCAAATACCTTGTCGCCCTTTTTATACTTTGTGCAGCTGATACCTGCTTCTTCCACCACACCGGCCATCTCCAGACCCAGCAGCGGGCTTGCGCCTTTTGGCGGCGGGTACTTTCCCTGCCGCTGCAAAGTATCGGCACGATTCAGGGCCGTGGCGTGCACCCGCACCAGCAACTCGTAGGGGCCGGGCAACGGTTGCTCGTACTCGCCCAGTATCAGTTGTTCTGGCCCGCCGGGTTGTTTTACAAGGATGGCTTTCATGGTTTTGGTTTAATAAGTATCCGGACAAAAGAAGTTGAGATAGATGACTTTTAAAGTATAGCGCATCAGCAGTTTCATACTTGTGTGTATAGCATAACTTGGCTTATACTTTAAACTGAACTTTTCACCCCTGTATATACCTACTCCGGCAGCTAGGCTTGCGTTGCGTTTCCGGCCGTAGTTCAGCAAACTGCATTTATACTTATATCAAATCGGCAACCAGCGTTTGTAGCGGGAGAAACGAGCAAGCAGGAGCGCTGCTTGCCAGGCTCCCAGATCTGCTACTCCCGCCGGATGGCCTCCACCGGGTCGAGGCGGGCAGCGCGCAGGGCGGGATACGTGCCGAATACCACGCCGACCAGGATGGCAATGCTCCCGATCAGCAGAAACGTATCGGCGGTGTAAGCGGCCTGAAAGGGCACCTTGGCAAAAGCTTTGATGAGCGGCACAAGGCCCAACGAGGCCAGCATACCCAGTACCAGCCCCAGCATACTTCCCAGCAGCGATACTGTTATGGACTCGGCCAGAAACTGCAGCAGGATGTCGCGCCGTTTGGCACCCATTGCTTTACGCACACCTATTTCTACGGTGCGCTCCGTCACCGAAATCAGCAACACGTTCATCACCCCAATGCCGCCCACCAGTACCGAGATGCCCACAATCAGGCCCATCACCACTCTGAAAAGCAGGAAACCCTGTGCTGCCTGCGCCACCCGCACCTCGTTGGTGATCACTACAAAGTCTGAAGGCGTTTTATTAAAGCGCTGTTTCAGCCAGGCCTCTATTTCTGCTTTAAGCGCCGGAACATGCTCCACGTTTTCGGCTTCAAAAAAGCCACGTGGCGGTTCTTCCTTTAACTCCGCATCCGAGAACAAGGTAATGGGGAAGTATAACCGGGGTGCTTCCGCCCCATCAGCTTTCAGGATGCCTGCCACTTGCAGTGCTTTGCCCCTGAACACGATAGTTTTCCCCAGCAGCAACGCTGCAGAATCTTTGCCTGCTGCCTGTTCTGCAAAGGAGCGGCTTACAAAAGCCACCTTACGCTGCGCTTCCACATCTGCCTTCGTCAGAATCCTGCCGCTTGCCACGCCTGCTCCTGACGGATGATAGGCGCTTATACCTGTTACCAGGGCGGCAATGCGCTTTGTGGTATCGGGCAGCAGCACTTCGCCCGTGCGCCGAACCTCAAAATAGCCTTTTGCCGGGTGGCTCAGCGATGCAGAAAGGGCCTGAATGTCTTTATACATCAGGTAATCATAGTTTTCTTTCTTCAGGCGCAGGCCGTTCTCCTTTTTATACATATCGGTTTCGACCATGATGGCCTTGAGCGACGTGGTGTTCGTGATCTGCTCCTGCGCATACTGCTCCATGCCATCGATCAGCGCCAGCACCGTTACCAGCGCCGCCACGCCAATAACAATGCCCAGGATAGACAGCAATGTATGGAACAGCCGCGATTGGATGTTTTGAAGCGCCAGTGAAAAAGAAATCAGCAGTTTTTTGAGCATCAGAGCAAGTAGGTATGTAGTATAAATATAGTGATTTATATACAAGCATTTCCTTTAACCTGATCCGCTATCAAAATTGCCTTTCCTGCGCTCCCTGCCGCATCCCTTTAAATTATTTAAAAGATTTATTACAGAATGCTTGTCCTTATTACGAATCTTTCGTAATTATACGAAAACATCGTAGAATAATGGAAAAGCTCACGCAACAAGAAGAGGAAGCTATGCTGGTGATCTGGCAAACCGGGGGTGGCTTTATCAAGGATTTTCTGGAAAGCCTGCCCGAGCCGAAACCTCCTTATACGACCCTGGCCTCTACGGTGAAGAACCTGGAGAAGAAAAGCTATCTGCAAAGCGAGAAGCTAGGCAACACCTACCGCTATACGCCCCTGATAAAAGCGGAAGATTACAAGAAGCGGTTTATGAAAAGCTTTGTGGGCGATTACTTTAAGAGTTCCTACAAAGAGCTGGTGGCTTTTTTTGCCAAAGATGAGAAAATAACGGCCGAAGAGCTGAAAGAGATTATTGCCATGATCGAAAACAAAAAACCAGAATAAGATGCCAGCCCTGCTCCTATACCTGCTCCAGGTGAACGTGGCCCTGGCGCTGTTTTACCTGGCCTATCATTTTATACTTCGCCGGCTTACCTTCTACCACCTCAACCGCCTGTTTCTGGTGTTGGGTATTTTGTTCTCCAGTGTCTATCCCTTTATAGATCTGTCGGAGCTGATGGCAGAACACGAGCAAATTGCCGGTACATACATCGGCACGTTACCTGCCTGGGCTATTCCAACTTCCCGGGTTACGCAGGCAACGGCTTTCGATTACTGGCAGCTGCCGGTATACCTGTTCTGGGCCGGGCTCCTGGTGATGCTTGCCCGGTTTATACTTCAGTTTGTTTCGCTTTATAAAATCCACAACAGCTCCGTGCTGGCCAAGTATAAAAACACCAGTTTCAGGGAAGTTGCAAGTATAAGTCAGGCCTTTTCTTTCTGGCAGACCATTTACCTTGATCCTAGCCGGCATACGCCCGAAGAACTCGAATCCATCCTGCAGCATGAGGTGATACACACAACCGGCTGGCATACGCTGGATGTGCTGCTGGCCGAGCTGAGCACCGTATTTTACTGGTTCAACCCGACCGTGTGGCTCCTGAAAAAAGCTGTGAAAGAAAACCTGGAGTTTATTGCCGACCAGCAGGTGGTACAAGCGGGCATTGCTCTAAAAGATTACCAATACCTTTTACTGAAAGTTGTAGGCGCCTCACAACCTCAGATTGCCAATCAGTTTAATTTTCCCTCACTTAAACGAAGAATTGCCATGATGAACAAAAAACAATCGCAGTTGCGGCAAATCGCGCGGTATGCCGTGCTGCTGCCCCTAATGACGGTACCTGTGCTGGTGATGACCGCCTGCAGCGAAGAGCCCGAAGCCGCCGCGCCGGAGGCTGTGCAAAGCCATGTCAGCATACAGGCAAGTATAGCCGACTCGGTCGTTTACTATATCGATGGAGTGGAAGCGCCCAACGATGCCTACAAAAAATTAGACCCCCAGGAAATACACAGTGTGAATGTGCTGAAAGGCGAAAGCGTGAAAGAGGCATTCCCTGATAAAGCGGGCAAAAGCATTATCGCTATCACCACTAAAAAGAACAAGGAATCTGCGCAGGTGCTAAAGTTTAACAGGTTATTGCCTGTACCGCCACCACCACCGCCTGCACCCGAAACAGCCCCTGCGCGGCAGGCAGTTTCAGTAACCGCCGAACTGCCGCCACCGCCACCCCCAGTGAGCCAGGACCCAAACGAACCCTTTATCTTTTCGCCAGCGAATGAAGGATATTACCAGAACAACCTGCCCGAAGATTACAAGGCGTTTCTGAAGCGCAACCCAACGGTAAAGCAGGTTGGCTGGAAGTTTAACAACAGAAAGGATTATACCTTAGAGTCGCTGGTAATCTTCCTGAAGTCTGGCAAGACCGAAGCATTTGACTTCGATCAGAACCACCGGGTTCCGGCCGCGGAAGCCAAATATGGCGAACTGCCGCAGTTGCCTGCGCCCCCGCCTCCGGTAAGAAGCTCCGGGAATTAAATTAGCCCAATATAAAAAAGCCGCCCCGTTTATACAGCCGGGCGGCTTTTTTGTGCTCGTATAACTTGCTGTGATACACTTGAAAAGACCTATCGGAGTAGAAGGGCCCAGACCTAAATAGGACCGGGAATAGCGATTTGTTTAAAGGGGGAGCCTGCAACTGCTGCTGATGAAGTACAAACGTTGTAAGTTCGGGCTGTTGCGTAAAGATTCACTCCCGCCCTGCTGTCATCTCTACGACAGGAGAGATCTGGATTGAGATCTTTGAGCTTCAGATTTCTCAGGTTGTTCGAAATGACAGTTTGCAAATGGTTTTGCTGGTGAGAACGCAATAACGCAAGTATACTTGGGCTGAAGTATAAGCACTGTGGTTTTGGTGGTAACATCCCCCTACCCCCTTCAAAGGGGGACTTTCTGCTCCGAGTAGTTTATACTTACTCTCTAGTCGTAACAGCTTAACCTCCCTTCCACCAGGATCCTTTCAGGATGACAAAAAGGGAAGAGGGATGGCAAGGGTTTATACTTAGGCTGAAGTATACACTGCCGCTATCGAACTGATCCCAGTCCTTGGGTTGAGCGCCTCGAGAGTTTCCGGTGACGAGCTTTAGCGAGGTAGCCCGAGGTACGAGGGCAGGAAACGAAAGCAGCGCGATGCCCGAGGACGAGCCCCCGCGGGCTTGGAGCGCTCCAAAGTAGGAAATGAAACAAGGCAAGTATAAGGCTCAGGAATACAGCTAGCTAACAAGTATAGCCAAAGTGTAAAACAGAAGAATACGACTAGCTCTCAAGTATAGCCGGAATATCTTACTTAGTGAATGATAGCTACTAAGTATAGCCCAAGTTGCGGTAAGCCCGAAACAGGAAAGTATAAACCGGTGTAGTAGCGGATCTTCCCCCTCATAAACCTACCATTCCTCTTCCGCTACCCCACTATTTCGCTGTTACACAGGTTATTTCGCATGGGCTGTTGCATATCATATAATTAACTTCTATCTTTGTGTCCATTTTCCAAAGACCGAAGAATCAATAATTAAATAAATAAATCGCTTACAACCACCAATAATGGATCATTTAAGTTATAAAACCCAGTACGTCAACAAGAAGTCAGCCAACAAAGGTTGGGTGATTGTGGATGCCGGGCAAGGAAGCTTGGGTCGTGTGGCATCGGAAGTTGCCAAGATCCTGAAAGGCAAGCACAAGCCTTCGTATACTCCAAACGCTGACTGCGGCGACAACGTGATCATCATCAATGCTGATGACACCCGTTTCACCGGTCGCAAGTGGGACCAGAAGTACTACCTGACACACACTGGATACCCAGGCGGTCAGAAAAGAACGTCTCCCCGTGAGTTAAAGGCCAAATCATCTACGCTGCTCGTTGAGCGCGCCGTTCGCGGTATGTTGCCTAAAAACAGCTTAGGCCGTGAGCTATTCAGAAATCTTCATGTTTTTGCAGGAAGCGAGCATCCATTTGCAGCTCAGCAGCCTAAAGAATTAACCTTCAACATCTAATTTAATGGAAGTTATCAATACATCTGGTAGAAGAAAAACCTCGGTGGCACGCATCTACATGACGTCCGGGCAAGGGAATATCACTATTAACGGTAAAGATATCAAGGCATACTTCCCTAACGAAGTATTGCAGACTATTGTGAATCAGCCGTTTCAAACCTTAGAAGCTATTGGCAAATACGACGTAGTTGCCAATCTTAAAGGGGGTGGTGTAAGCGGCCAGGCTGAAGCACTTAGACTTGCTATCTCTAAAGCACTGGTAGTAGAAAACGCCGAGACAAAATCCGTTCTCCGCAAGGAAGGATTTATTACGCGTGACCCACGCATGGTGGAGCGTAAGAAGTTCGGTAAGCGTAAAGCACGTCGTTCATTCCAGTTCAGCAAACGTTAATATTAAAGGTGTATCAACAACATGGCAAGCACTAATTATAAAGAATTATTGGAGGCAGGTGTTCACTTTGGCCACCTTACCCGCAAGTGGGACCCCAAAATGGCTCCGTACATCTTCATGGAGAAGAACGGTATCCATATCATTGACTTAAACAAAACGCTGGTGGCACTTGACGAAGCTTCTTCGGCTATCAAGAACATCGCTAAATCTGGTCGTAAAATCCTGTTTGTGGCTACTAAAAAGCAGGCACAGGAAATTGTAACGGAAGAGGCCAAGCGTCTGAAAATGCCTTATGTAACGGATCGTTGGTTAGGCGGCATGCTGACTAACTTCGCTACCGTGCGTAAGTCACTTAAGAAAATGTCTACTATCGACAAGATGGTGAAAGACAACACGGCTTATGCAGCCATTGCAAAGCGCGAAAAACTGATGCTATCTCGTGAGCGCGAGAAACTGGAGCGTGTACTGGGCGGTATTGCCGACCTGTCTCGCCTGCCAGCCGCTCTGTTTGTAGTGGACGTAAAGCGCGAGCACATTGCTGTAAAAGAAGCACAAAAGCTGAACCTGCCTGTTTTCGCTATCTGCGATACGAACTCTAACCCAGAGTTGGTAGACTTCCCAATCCCGGCAAACGACGATGCTTCCAAATCAGTAGCGCTTATCATGTCTGTTATTGGTAAGGCCATTGAAGAAGGACTGTCTGAGCGTAA
This window contains:
- a CDS encoding BlaI/MecI/CopY family transcriptional regulator; this translates as MEKLTQQEEEAMLVIWQTGGGFIKDFLESLPEPKPPYTTLASTVKNLEKKSYLQSEKLGNTYRYTPLIKAEDYKKRFMKSFVGDYFKSSYKELVAFFAKDEKITAEELKEIIAMIENKKPE
- the rplM gene encoding 50S ribosomal protein L13, which gives rise to MDHLSYKTQYVNKKSANKGWVIVDAGQGSLGRVASEVAKILKGKHKPSYTPNADCGDNVIIINADDTRFTGRKWDQKYYLTHTGYPGGQKRTSPRELKAKSSTLLVERAVRGMLPKNSLGRELFRNLHVFAGSEHPFAAQQPKELTFNI
- the rpsI gene encoding 30S ribosomal protein S9, with amino-acid sequence MEVINTSGRRKTSVARIYMTSGQGNITINGKDIKAYFPNEVLQTIVNQPFQTLEAIGKYDVVANLKGGGVSGQAEALRLAISKALVVENAETKSVLRKEGFITRDPRMVERKKFGKRKARRSFQFSKR
- a CDS encoding M56 family metallopeptidase, which produces MPALLLYLLQVNVALALFYLAYHFILRRLTFYHLNRLFLVLGILFSSVYPFIDLSELMAEHEQIAGTYIGTLPAWAIPTSRVTQATAFDYWQLPVYLFWAGLLVMLARFILQFVSLYKIHNSSVLAKYKNTSFREVASISQAFSFWQTIYLDPSRHTPEELESILQHEVIHTTGWHTLDVLLAELSTVFYWFNPTVWLLKKAVKENLEFIADQQVVQAGIALKDYQYLLLKVVGASQPQIANQFNFPSLKRRIAMMNKKQSQLRQIARYAVLLPLMTVPVLVMTACSEEPEAAAPEAVQSHVSIQASIADSVVYYIDGVEAPNDAYKKLDPQEIHSVNVLKGESVKEAFPDKAGKSIIAITTKKNKESAQVLKFNRLLPVPPPPPPAPETAPARQAVSVTAELPPPPPPVSQDPNEPFIFSPANEGYYQNNLPEDYKAFLKRNPTVKQVGWKFNNRKDYTLESLVIFLKSGKTEAFDFDQNHRVPAAEAKYGELPQLPAPPPPVRSSGN
- a CDS encoding NAD(P)H-quinone oxidoreductase codes for the protein MKAILVKQPGGPEQLILGEYEQPLPGPYELLVRVHATALNRADTLQRQGKYPPPKGASPLLGLEMAGVVEEAGISCTKYKKGDKVFGLLPGGGYAEYAIIHEDMALPVPANLSMAEAAAIPEVFLTAYQALVWLGKLQAGERVLIHAGASGVGTAAIQLARALKAEVLVTASEQKLAACLVLGAHKAINYKEVPFEDEVLAYTNSEGVNVLVDFIGGPYFNQNIDCLRADGRMVLLATLGGGKVDAFDLRKMLAKRLQVTGSTLRSRSRDYQIKLTQEMSAFALPLFRNGSIKPVIDSVFNWQQAAEAHRYMEENRNIGKIVLEVS
- a CDS encoding ABC transporter permease, which codes for MLKKLLISFSLALQNIQSRLFHTLLSILGIVIGVAALVTVLALIDGMEQYAQEQITNTTSLKAIMVETDMYKKENGLRLKKENYDYLMYKDIQALSASLSHPAKGYFEVRRTGEVLLPDTTKRIAALVTGISAYHPSGAGVASGRILTKADVEAQRKVAFVSRSFAEQAAGKDSAALLLGKTIVFRGKALQVAGILKADGAEAPRLYFPITLFSDAELKEEPPRGFFEAENVEHVPALKAEIEAWLKQRFNKTPSDFVVITNEVRVAQAAQGFLLFRVVMGLIVGISVLVGGIGVMNVLLISVTERTVEIGVRKAMGAKRRDILLQFLAESITVSLLGSMLGLVLGMLASLGLVPLIKAFAKVPFQAAYTADTFLLIGSIAILVGVVFGTYPALRAARLDPVEAIRRE
- the rpsB gene encoding 30S ribosomal protein S2, which encodes MASTNYKELLEAGVHFGHLTRKWDPKMAPYIFMEKNGIHIIDLNKTLVALDEASSAIKNIAKSGRKILFVATKKQAQEIVTEEAKRLKMPYVTDRWLGGMLTNFATVRKSLKKMSTIDKMVKDNTAYAAIAKREKLMLSREREKLERVLGGIADLSRLPAALFVVDVKREHIAVKEAQKLNLPVFAICDTNSNPELVDFPIPANDDASKSVALIMSVIGKAIEEGLSERKVDKEETERKRSEEEGIKAKQEADEQ